Proteins from a genomic interval of Cupriavidus sp. P-10:
- a CDS encoding Tn3 family transposase, with the protein MPGLGFRYVGSDRLPMRLSEFDVERYFALTDSDVAVLNERFRTDRRAGAAIQLVFLRASGHSLGQVSTLPRQLLHYIGQRLGLPTPTIASLRTLYRRYKTLYDHLIWACGYLGLKSISPDQWAELEAWMRQDAKESLTLDELIQHAHYWLYERKILIPAERTLRDLGRSIWAEIERHTLALIGATIPETQLVRADAELSSQHEPAGMTVLEWLKTPPARHSPTTLTETLEKVRYLKDIGVHTWTLDTVPIDKQRAWAQRIQARRPVKTHELNASTRTLEVVFFLRVTLLELTDSLLYQIGRRVSDLVRHAYNKTTTKQARSAVEYRQQLVAIKALVRDNTRPAEARLAEIEALLGELPDKPPASHAASVRETLTDDNRRIRSLLAPLCELELSGRDAEPSLQQLELIARLRDSGATELPIDHGVLISANWRAIVDCDDRKRALRALEAAAITSLRKDLRRGSVWINHSLSFRERDQMLIPPSDWESERGRHLSLLSLPATADPFLERLTENLKAGLAALEEAREAGRVTIGKDGALHLSALEALPTDGVPRRTRDLLFKAIGTAQFADLMMEVDVHTGFSEVLLARRARDANELVSLYGALMAHGTEIDAKGVAAMIQQVDAAAISNTMRVLEMSGRLSRANSRVVEFQRTHPITELWGRGQRASSDSMSLDTSPHLFYARVDPRRRTHAVGIYTHVLDQHGIVYNQPIVLNERQAGVAIEGAVRHSDTREDGGLLALAVDTHGYTNVGMAVSKLLGFDLCPRLRNLLERKLYLPRGMEIAEDLAPIVDHGISLKAIRDGWDGLLRLVASIKSGRVSAVVALQRFGSAAQGDPIYRAAEQLGKLLRTLFLCDYFSNVEFRRELHALLSRGESVHELQRTIYTGKVTPERGRRRDEMIAISGSLTLLTNLVIAWNTQRMQATVDAWRGKGQRVDDDWLRRMGPAHSAHVNFRGMLRFPLEQYQDMLLEAAPWQRAAGS; encoded by the coding sequence ATGCCGGGCTTGGGATTTCGCTATGTGGGAAGTGACCGGCTGCCGATGCGGCTGTCGGAATTCGATGTCGAGCGGTACTTTGCATTGACCGACAGTGACGTCGCAGTGCTCAATGAGCGCTTTCGGACCGATCGGCGCGCTGGCGCGGCCATCCAACTGGTATTTCTGCGCGCAAGTGGGCATAGCCTCGGCCAGGTCAGTACGCTGCCGCGCCAGTTGCTTCACTATATCGGCCAGCGGCTCGGCCTACCGACGCCGACGATCGCATCGCTCCGGACTCTATATCGCCGGTACAAGACGCTCTATGACCACCTGATCTGGGCCTGCGGGTATCTGGGCTTGAAGTCGATCAGCCCGGACCAGTGGGCGGAGCTCGAAGCATGGATGCGCCAGGATGCCAAAGAATCGCTCACGCTCGACGAACTGATCCAACACGCGCACTACTGGCTGTACGAGCGCAAGATTCTGATTCCCGCCGAGCGAACCCTGCGGGATCTTGGACGATCGATCTGGGCGGAGATCGAGCGCCACACGCTCGCCCTGATCGGGGCGACCATTCCTGAGACGCAACTGGTGCGCGCTGATGCAGAACTATCGAGCCAACACGAGCCCGCAGGCATGACTGTTCTCGAGTGGCTCAAGACGCCGCCGGCCCGGCACAGTCCGACGACGCTCACGGAAACCCTGGAGAAGGTTCGGTATCTCAAGGACATCGGGGTACACACGTGGACGCTGGACACCGTGCCGATCGATAAGCAGCGTGCCTGGGCACAGCGGATTCAGGCGCGCCGTCCGGTGAAGACCCACGAGCTCAATGCGTCGACGCGCACGCTTGAGGTGGTGTTTTTCCTACGCGTGACGCTGCTCGAGTTGACCGATTCGCTGCTCTATCAAATCGGACGTCGCGTTTCCGATCTGGTTCGGCACGCTTACAACAAGACCACAACGAAACAAGCTCGCTCGGCAGTTGAATACCGACAACAACTGGTTGCGATCAAAGCGCTCGTTCGTGACAATACGCGCCCGGCGGAAGCCCGACTTGCAGAGATTGAAGCACTGCTTGGGGAACTACCGGACAAGCCTCCCGCCAGCCATGCAGCCAGCGTGCGCGAAACGCTGACTGATGATAACCGGCGCATCCGTAGTCTCCTTGCACCCCTATGTGAACTGGAATTATCAGGCCGAGACGCAGAACCAAGCCTGCAGCAACTCGAGCTTATCGCCAGGCTGCGCGATAGCGGCGCGACGGAGTTGCCCATTGACCACGGAGTGCTGATTAGCGCCAACTGGCGCGCCATAGTCGACTGCGACGATCGTAAACGTGCACTACGCGCTTTGGAAGCCGCCGCGATCACGAGCTTGCGCAAAGATCTGCGCCGCGGATCGGTGTGGATCAACCACAGTCTGTCCTTTCGTGAACGTGACCAGATGCTGATTCCGCCGTCAGATTGGGAGTCCGAGCGAGGCCGACACCTATCGTTATTGAGTCTACCAGCTACAGCGGATCCCTTTCTCGAGCGATTGACTGAAAACCTGAAGGCCGGCCTCGCGGCGCTGGAGGAAGCTCGCGAAGCCGGCCGCGTGACAATCGGCAAGGATGGCGCTCTGCACCTCTCGGCACTTGAGGCACTACCGACGGACGGGGTACCGAGGCGCACACGCGACCTGTTGTTCAAGGCGATCGGCACAGCTCAGTTTGCGGATCTGATGATGGAAGTGGATGTCCACACGGGCTTTAGCGAAGTACTACTGGCACGGAGGGCACGCGATGCCAACGAACTTGTCTCGCTCTACGGTGCACTGATGGCGCACGGCACCGAGATCGACGCGAAAGGCGTTGCCGCTATGATTCAGCAAGTCGATGCTGCGGCGATTTCGAACACAATGCGTGTGCTTGAGATGTCGGGACGGCTGTCGCGAGCCAACTCGCGCGTGGTTGAGTTTCAACGTACGCACCCCATCACAGAGTTGTGGGGACGCGGGCAGCGAGCCTCGAGCGACTCGATGAGCCTGGATACTTCACCTCATCTGTTTTACGCTCGTGTCGATCCGCGTAGGCGCACGCATGCAGTCGGTATCTACACGCATGTCCTGGACCAGCATGGCATCGTGTACAACCAGCCGATCGTCCTTAACGAGCGCCAGGCGGGGGTCGCAATTGAAGGGGCAGTGCGCCACAGCGACACGCGCGAAGATGGCGGCCTCCTCGCGCTCGCCGTTGATACGCATGGATATACGAATGTGGGGATGGCCGTATCGAAGCTGCTCGGCTTCGATCTATGCCCACGGCTGCGCAATTTGTTGGAGCGCAAGCTCTATCTGCCGCGGGGTATGGAGATAGCCGAAGATCTTGCTCCCATCGTGGATCATGGTATCTCCCTGAAGGCTATTCGCGACGGCTGGGACGGGCTGCTGCGGCTTGTTGCATCAATCAAGTCAGGGCGTGTCAGCGCTGTCGTCGCGTTGCAGCGATTCGGCAGCGCAGCCCAAGGAGATCCGATTTATCGGGCGGCGGAACAACTTGGCAAGCTGCTGCGCACCCTGTTCCTGTGCGACTATTTCAGCAACGTCGAGTTTCGCCGAGAACTGCATGCACTACTCAGTCGCGGTGAGTCGGTACACGAGCTCCAACGTACGATCTATACGGGAAAGGTCACGCCGGAGCGCGGCCGTCGTCGTGACGAAATGATCGCGATTTCTGGCTCCTTGACCCTTCTGACGAACCTGGTGATTGCCTGGAACACGCAGCGCATGCAAGCAACAGTCGACGCGTGGCGCGGCAAGGGACAGCGAGTCGACGACGATTGGCTGCGTCGAATGGGGCCGGCGCATTCGGCGCATGTGAACTTTCGGGGAATGTTGCGATTTCCCCTTGAGCAGTACCAGGACATGCTGCTCGAAGCGGCGCCCTGGCAGCGTGCGGCAGGATCGTGA
- a CDS encoding MDR family oxidoreductase, with translation MSIDQFRAVILREEEKKTKATVETIGIDALPSEDTLVRIDYSTLNFKDALAVTGRGKIVKGWPMVPGIDFAGTVVESSNSKFTPGTKVVLTGWSVGEKYWGGYSQFQRVRGDWLVPLPDGLETRQAMMIGTAGFTAMLCVNALEGAGIRPESGKILVTGAAGGVGSIAIAILKKLGYVVAALTGDPAKHDFVSALGADELLDGPQWSELPRPLEGQLWGAAIDTVGSKVLARVLAEMNYGGVVAACGLAGGADLPTTVMPFILRNVRLLGVDSVMLPSQERVKTWARLVHDLPIQMLESITAKTVSLDEVKDASERMLDGHLRGRVLVDVNAR, from the coding sequence ATGTCTATTGACCAATTTCGCGCCGTAATTCTTCGTGAAGAAGAAAAGAAAACTAAAGCCACCGTTGAAACAATCGGTATCGATGCGCTTCCCAGTGAGGACACCCTCGTACGGATCGACTACTCCACGCTGAATTTCAAGGACGCGTTGGCAGTTACGGGGCGCGGGAAGATCGTTAAAGGTTGGCCAATGGTACCTGGCATCGATTTCGCAGGCACTGTAGTCGAATCATCAAACTCGAAGTTCACTCCGGGGACGAAGGTAGTGCTAACGGGCTGGAGCGTCGGTGAAAAGTACTGGGGAGGATATTCGCAGTTCCAACGAGTAAGAGGCGATTGGCTGGTACCGCTCCCCGATGGGCTGGAAACGCGTCAAGCAATGATGATCGGCACCGCTGGCTTCACCGCGATGCTATGTGTCAATGCGCTGGAGGGCGCTGGGATTAGGCCGGAGTCTGGAAAAATCTTGGTGACAGGAGCCGCAGGCGGCGTCGGAAGTATCGCCATCGCCATCCTGAAGAAACTCGGCTACGTCGTAGCAGCATTGACCGGAGATCCGGCAAAGCATGATTTTGTCTCCGCTTTGGGAGCGGATGAGCTTTTGGACGGCCCACAATGGTCAGAGCTTCCCCGCCCCCTAGAAGGGCAACTCTGGGGCGCAGCCATCGACACGGTGGGGTCCAAAGTTTTGGCCCGCGTGCTTGCGGAAATGAACTACGGGGGCGTAGTTGCGGCGTGCGGACTCGCCGGTGGCGCCGATTTGCCGACCACGGTCATGCCGTTTATCTTGCGCAATGTGCGCCTTTTGGGGGTTGACTCTGTAATGCTACCCTCGCAGGAGCGCGTCAAAACCTGGGCGCGATTGGTCCACGATCTCCCTATCCAGATGCTGGAGAGCATCACCGCGAAAACCGTCTCTCTCGACGAGGTGAAGGACGCCTCTGAACGGATGCTGGATGGTCACCTACGCGGCCGCGTTCTTGTCGACGTTAACGCTCGCTGA
- a CDS encoding enoyl-CoA hydratase/isomerase family protein, producing MPQIKSETRDHIRILTISNEPKRNAMEGSMAADLLAQFEACETDARVRAVVVTGGGQVAFCSGHDLAEISSGTHAASGLGETPMLRPMSMKKPVIAAVNGHCYAAALILAMSCDFRIASKNAMFGSPGARLGMLPEGGQIGRLPLLMSRSAALRLMLTGKPLSAADAYQAGFVGALVEPGEALNVAIDLAIEIAANAPAVVSAVKRGVLIGEGQGVAAAEDFEQKIARELEVMPDAVEGVRAFFEKRAPVFTGAA from the coding sequence ATGCCTCAAATTAAGTCAGAGACCCGAGACCATATCCGCATTCTGACGATCTCCAATGAGCCGAAGCGAAACGCGATGGAAGGAAGCATGGCCGCCGACCTTCTTGCGCAGTTCGAGGCGTGTGAGACTGATGCAAGGGTTCGCGCCGTGGTGGTAACTGGGGGGGGCCAGGTAGCCTTTTGCAGCGGTCACGATCTCGCTGAGATCTCGTCAGGCACCCATGCGGCTTCCGGCTTGGGTGAAACCCCGATGCTCCGGCCAATGAGCATGAAAAAGCCGGTCATCGCGGCCGTGAATGGACATTGCTATGCAGCAGCACTCATCTTGGCAATGTCCTGCGATTTCCGTATCGCAAGCAAAAACGCGATGTTCGGCTCGCCGGGCGCGCGTCTCGGTATGTTGCCAGAGGGCGGGCAGATTGGGCGGTTGCCGCTTCTCATGTCTCGTTCTGCTGCGCTTCGACTTATGCTGACCGGAAAACCGCTCTCTGCGGCTGATGCCTATCAAGCCGGTTTTGTCGGTGCATTGGTAGAACCGGGCGAAGCTCTTAATGTTGCGATTGATCTGGCTATCGAGATCGCGGCGAATGCGCCGGCCGTTGTTAGCGCGGTGAAGCGTGGTGTGCTCATTGGGGAAGGGCAAGGAGTCGCTGCGGCGGAAGACTTCGAGCAAAAAATCGCCCGGGAACTGGAAGTAATGCCGGATGCGGTAGAGGGAGTGAGGGCATTCTTCGAGAAACGCGCGCCGGTCTTTACCGGCGCAGCGTAA
- a CDS encoding class I adenylate-forming enzyme family protein — protein MFEDFSTEDSGALRKRIEGAQLPVSVYELLRQTAVRQGESLAWHFIDSDVKKNWREVLDAVDRTAAAFSEVGIGPGTHVAVMAWNCEQFALTWLALARLQAVMVPVNAAYLSREIQYVLDTSDASFLIIEDEFVARLTELTKMPIPVERLFVIGASAPVGACTWSELMRKGTKAALPPIPTDRESVLNLQYTSGTTGFSKACMLTHDYWLVLAFSSAAFFGTELRRFYLGSSLFYMVGQRILLNAMVCGGAVIVPRKAGAKRFMQDVAKFKCDYCALFEMVYKQPPIESDRQNVLKLATIFAFAPDHHRDFELRFNVRGQEYYGMTEIGGAAYVPASELSRMSGSGSCGIAAPFRELRILDALGNECQPGDVGELVVRGRGLLKGYYKNPEATEEAFRNGWFHTGDIARIDQDGYLYILGRMKDMVRRSGENISAREVESVIRSMPEIQDVAVIAVPDSYREEEVKAYIQLYPECSADVVTPEAILAYCAPLLAGYKLPRYIEYRSSLPLTDSQRVQKKVLRQEKPDLRIGAYDAQDKVWR, from the coding sequence ATGTTTGAAGATTTCAGTACAGAGGATTCTGGCGCTCTTCGCAAGCGCATTGAGGGCGCGCAGCTTCCCGTGTCGGTGTATGAACTTCTGCGTCAGACGGCAGTTCGGCAGGGAGAGTCTCTCGCATGGCATTTCATCGATAGTGATGTAAAAAAGAACTGGCGAGAGGTGCTTGACGCCGTCGATCGAACTGCTGCGGCATTCTCGGAAGTCGGAATTGGGCCGGGTACTCATGTAGCGGTCATGGCGTGGAACTGCGAGCAATTCGCGCTCACGTGGCTGGCGCTCGCACGGCTACAGGCCGTAATGGTCCCAGTGAATGCAGCCTATCTGTCCCGGGAGATTCAGTACGTCCTGGACACTTCGGACGCCTCGTTCCTGATCATCGAAGATGAATTTGTTGCTCGTTTGACAGAGCTCACAAAGATGCCCATTCCGGTTGAGCGGCTGTTTGTCATCGGCGCGTCAGCTCCGGTCGGCGCCTGCACCTGGTCAGAGCTCATGCGCAAGGGTACAAAGGCTGCGCTCCCCCCGATCCCAACGGATCGGGAAAGCGTACTCAATCTTCAGTACACCTCGGGAACAACGGGCTTTTCAAAGGCGTGCATGCTGACCCACGATTACTGGCTGGTACTCGCATTTAGCTCGGCGGCATTTTTTGGCACTGAGCTACGGCGTTTCTATTTAGGGTCTAGCCTTTTCTATATGGTGGGACAGCGCATTCTCTTGAATGCGATGGTGTGTGGTGGAGCCGTCATCGTCCCTCGAAAGGCGGGCGCGAAGCGCTTCATGCAGGACGTTGCGAAGTTCAAATGTGACTACTGTGCGCTATTCGAGATGGTATATAAGCAGCCGCCCATCGAGTCGGATCGACAAAATGTCTTGAAGCTTGCCACGATTTTTGCCTTTGCTCCGGATCATCATCGGGATTTTGAGCTTCGCTTCAATGTCAGGGGCCAAGAGTACTATGGTATGACGGAGATTGGGGGTGCGGCGTATGTCCCTGCTAGCGAACTGTCCCGAATGAGTGGATCCGGAAGTTGTGGCATTGCAGCCCCATTCCGGGAACTTAGAATCTTGGATGCGTTGGGTAACGAATGCCAGCCGGGAGACGTAGGGGAGCTCGTTGTACGCGGGCGTGGCTTGCTCAAGGGCTACTATAAGAATCCGGAAGCCACCGAAGAGGCTTTCCGAAACGGTTGGTTCCACACCGGCGACATCGCGCGGATCGATCAGGACGGCTATCTATATATTCTCGGTCGTATGAAGGATATGGTTCGCCGTAGCGGAGAAAACATCTCCGCGCGAGAAGTTGAAAGCGTGATCCGTAGCATGCCCGAGATTCAAGACGTTGCTGTTATTGCTGTACCCGACTCATATCGTGAAGAGGAGGTGAAGGCGTACATCCAGCTTTACCCAGAGTGCAGTGCAGATGTCGTTACGCCTGAGGCAATTCTAGCGTATTGCGCACCATTGCTGGCTGGTTACAAGCTCCCACGATATATCGAATACCGGTCATCGCTCCCTCTGACGGATTCTCAACGGGTCCAGAAAAAAGTCCTGCGTCAGGAGAAGCCTGATCTTCGGATCGGCGCTTACGACGCGCAAGACAAGGTCTGGCGCTGA
- a CDS encoding ABC transporter permease, with protein MTQRSRFYAGKAALVAYVVAVLLFLLMPVFLVAPMSFSETTYLKFPPSGFTLRWYGEFFESEAWISATTRSLIVAFASAALATILGALAAIALRRNLRVDQFLRGAFLGPQVVPVIILALGILLLYSKLHLYGSVLGIIFAHSVLALPFVVTNVSGALRQRGETLTQAARVLGARPWQAFWFVTLPSLWPALTSSAIFAFFVSFDELVVALFIMGRNETLPMRIWSNVRDDLTPVVAAVATLLIVLTILALAVSEFLARPREIGKEVQ; from the coding sequence ATGACACAACGATCGCGGTTTTATGCTGGTAAGGCAGCGCTGGTTGCATATGTAGTAGCAGTCCTGCTCTTTCTGCTAATGCCAGTATTCCTGGTGGCGCCAATGTCATTTAGCGAAACTACGTATCTCAAGTTTCCACCGAGCGGTTTCACTCTTCGCTGGTATGGGGAGTTCTTTGAGAGTGAGGCCTGGATCTCGGCGACTACGCGAAGTCTGATTGTTGCGTTTGCTTCGGCTGCCTTGGCCACGATCTTGGGTGCGCTGGCTGCCATCGCGTTACGACGTAATCTAAGAGTGGACCAGTTCTTACGCGGCGCGTTTCTCGGTCCCCAGGTCGTCCCGGTAATCATCTTGGCGTTGGGGATCCTGCTTCTATACAGTAAGCTTCATCTGTACGGATCTGTACTTGGAATCATCTTTGCCCACTCGGTTCTGGCATTGCCGTTTGTTGTCACAAACGTCTCTGGCGCACTGCGGCAACGCGGTGAAACATTGACGCAAGCAGCCAGGGTATTGGGCGCTCGCCCGTGGCAAGCTTTTTGGTTTGTCACGCTACCGTCCCTTTGGCCTGCGTTGACTTCGTCGGCAATCTTTGCCTTCTTCGTGTCCTTCGATGAGTTGGTGGTGGCGCTATTCATCATGGGACGAAATGAGACCTTGCCAATGCGGATCTGGTCGAATGTCCGGGACGACCTGACGCCTGTCGTCGCCGCAGTAGCCACTCTGCTTATTGTTCTGACGATACTCGCCCTCGCAGTTTCAGAGTTTCTCGCACGGCCCCGCGAGATCGGGAAAGAAGTCCAATAA
- a CDS encoding ABC transporter permease, whose translation MNLSSTHVSAEVPSRDQKLRPNWPYWSILPAAIVFVLLFVVPVGEVALWSIKADSGWTTAFFRAALQAGPYRTILINTISLSATVGAACVILGYPVAYYLVGRPPAQQRILLLLIMTPLWLSVLIRTYSWIVLLGRDGLINSFSQAVGLSTGPMHLLYTRGAVYAAMIQVLLPIAILTMFSSMSAINRSLMSAARILGAGPWRAFASVFLPLSAGGAVSAGILTFVLSLGFFITPALVGGPKDMMISNVIAQQVSETLEWNLASALGVTLLVVGLLIVGMATLLLRRYTLLTTEGGSR comes from the coding sequence ATGAATCTCTCATCTACACACGTATCTGCCGAGGTTCCTTCCAGGGATCAGAAGCTTCGGCCTAACTGGCCTTATTGGTCGATTCTGCCTGCCGCAATCGTCTTTGTGCTGCTTTTCGTGGTGCCGGTGGGTGAGGTCGCGCTCTGGAGCATTAAGGCGGACTCGGGATGGACAACGGCCTTTTTCCGCGCAGCACTTCAGGCCGGCCCATACAGGACGATCCTCATCAATACCATCTCGTTGTCGGCTACGGTCGGCGCGGCATGTGTCATCTTGGGATATCCCGTTGCGTACTACCTGGTCGGACGTCCGCCAGCGCAGCAGCGCATACTGCTGCTCCTAATAATGACTCCCTTATGGCTCAGCGTTCTCATTAGAACGTATAGCTGGATTGTCTTGCTCGGACGCGATGGCTTGATCAACTCATTCTCGCAGGCGGTGGGACTCAGTACTGGTCCGATGCATCTGCTTTACACCAGGGGGGCGGTCTATGCCGCGATGATCCAGGTCCTGCTGCCGATAGCTATTCTGACGATGTTTTCGTCGATGTCGGCCATCAATCGATCCTTGATGAGCGCGGCGAGAATTCTCGGCGCTGGACCTTGGCGTGCGTTTGCTTCAGTGTTCCTGCCATTGAGTGCGGGAGGGGCTGTTTCCGCTGGGATTCTGACGTTTGTTCTCTCTCTAGGTTTTTTTATCACGCCGGCGTTAGTAGGTGGGCCCAAAGACATGATGATCTCTAATGTCATTGCCCAGCAAGTTAGTGAGACACTCGAGTGGAATCTCGCCTCCGCGTTGGGCGTGACATTGCTTGTTGTCGGCTTGCTTATCGTAGGTATGGCAACGCTGCTGCTGCGACGCTACACGTTGCTGACAACAGAAGGGGGATCTCGATGA
- a CDS encoding ABC transporter substrate-binding protein, with protein MKISRVVMLSVAVAIPIITSSTVNAESIVLANYGGTWAATLKKVCIDPYSKKTGITVTQAATGDSLAQIRVQQTTGNVLWDISPTEGASLPVAQRNGWLQPIDWKRVDPENKLNALARHPYAVGAIAYSTTIGYRTDKAPVGKIPSGWRDFWDVKKFPGPRTLRDSPIENLEFALIADGVPVDKVYDVLKAPGGVDRAFKKMDEIKPAITVWWTTGQQPVQLLASGDVFYASAFNGRITQIQKDKVPVAMIWNGGSLNVSYYSIQKGAKSPTAAMDFMKFCWNDPNRLAEIARELPYAGFNPEMFKLLSADEAKALPTAPVNVALQFTFNPDFWADHQNVILARWKAWRLQ; from the coding sequence ATGAAAATCTCACGTGTTGTAATGCTTTCCGTCGCCGTTGCAATTCCAATAATCACTTCTAGTACGGTCAATGCAGAATCGATTGTTCTGGCCAATTATGGGGGAACTTGGGCGGCGACATTAAAAAAAGTTTGCATTGACCCTTACAGTAAAAAGACCGGTATTACCGTAACGCAGGCAGCTACTGGTGACTCGCTGGCACAGATTCGCGTTCAGCAAACTACAGGCAATGTCCTATGGGATATTTCTCCCACTGAAGGCGCCTCCCTGCCCGTCGCCCAGCGTAACGGTTGGCTCCAGCCCATCGACTGGAAACGCGTCGATCCCGAGAATAAGTTGAACGCGCTAGCACGACACCCCTATGCGGTCGGGGCCATTGCCTACTCCACAACGATTGGCTACAGAACCGATAAGGCACCGGTTGGCAAAATTCCATCGGGATGGAGAGACTTCTGGGATGTGAAGAAGTTTCCAGGGCCACGCACGCTTCGCGATTCACCAATCGAGAATCTGGAGTTTGCCCTGATAGCAGACGGGGTCCCTGTCGATAAAGTTTACGACGTTCTGAAGGCACCAGGGGGGGTTGACCGTGCCTTCAAAAAAATGGATGAGATTAAGCCGGCCATTACCGTCTGGTGGACCACGGGTCAGCAACCGGTTCAGCTTCTTGCATCTGGCGACGTGTTCTATGCGAGCGCATTCAATGGACGTATCACGCAGATCCAGAAAGACAAGGTTCCGGTAGCAATGATCTGGAATGGAGGTTCTCTCAATGTGAGCTATTACTCCATCCAGAAAGGCGCGAAGAGTCCGACTGCCGCGATGGATTTCATGAAATTCTGCTGGAATGACCCCAATCGTCTGGCCGAAATTGCCCGCGAACTCCCTTACGCAGGATTCAATCCAGAGATGTTCAAGCTACTCAGTGCCGATGAAGCCAAGGCACTTCCTACTGCGCCCGTGAACGTAGCATTGCAATTCACGTTCAACCCCGACTTCTGGGCTGATCACCAGAATGTAATTCTGGCCCGATGGAAGGCATGGCGTCTCCAGTAA
- a CDS encoding ABC transporter ATP-binding protein → MKNGARIDFRNVRKAYADTTALHDFSLSISEGEFVTILGSSGSGKSTVLNALAGFAPATSGEITIGGESVTYTPPERRNLGMVFQNYSLFPHMSVAQNIAFPLRMRGVKRSEIAAKVDRALHTVRLEKYAARMPKELSGGQQQRVAFARAIVFAPPVLLMDEPLGALDLKLREALQFEIKEIQHLLGCTVVYVTHDQREALAMSDRIVVLKDGRIEQVGTPTEMYDRPQTRFVAQFIGQTNLLKLELNEQTAYLPDVGAQWRADNKADPASARFLSIRPEKLERRQPSEQDLVIEVTVSEAVFLGDVIEYSAQHASGFSVNFREPRASHANVASRGEKIRLAFSPQDAVMVPGH, encoded by the coding sequence ATGAAGAACGGAGCAAGAATCGATTTTCGCAATGTGCGCAAAGCGTATGCTGATACGACCGCGCTGCATGATTTTTCACTGTCGATCAGCGAGGGGGAGTTTGTAACGATCCTGGGCTCCAGTGGCTCAGGGAAGAGTACGGTACTGAATGCGCTGGCCGGCTTTGCGCCCGCAACATCCGGTGAGATCACGATCGGTGGCGAATCCGTGACATACACGCCCCCCGAACGGCGGAATCTCGGAATGGTCTTCCAGAACTACTCGCTGTTTCCACACATGTCGGTTGCGCAGAACATCGCCTTCCCGCTACGCATGCGTGGCGTAAAAAGGAGCGAAATCGCTGCCAAAGTAGACCGAGCGCTCCATACCGTCCGCCTCGAGAAGTACGCGGCTCGAATGCCAAAGGAATTGTCCGGCGGGCAGCAGCAGCGGGTCGCGTTTGCCAGGGCAATTGTATTTGCGCCGCCTGTATTACTAATGGACGAACCGCTTGGCGCGTTAGATCTCAAGTTACGCGAGGCCCTGCAATTCGAGATTAAGGAAATTCAGCATCTGCTAGGGTGCACCGTAGTGTATGTCACGCATGATCAGCGGGAAGCCCTTGCGATGTCGGATCGCATTGTAGTTTTGAAGGATGGCAGGATCGAACAGGTGGGAACTCCCACCGAGATGTACGACCGTCCGCAGACACGCTTCGTTGCTCAGTTCATTGGCCAGACCAATCTCCTCAAACTTGAACTGAACGAGCAGACGGCTTACCTGCCTGACGTGGGGGCTCAATGGCGAGCGGACAATAAGGCTGATCCTGCAAGCGCGCGTTTCCTGAGCATACGCCCTGAGAAATTGGAGCGGAGGCAGCCTAGCGAACAGGACTTGGTCATCGAGGTCACGGTAAGCGAGGCCGTATTTCTCGGCGACGTGATCGAATACAGCGCACAACATGCAAGCGGATTCAGTGTCAATTTTCGAGAACCAAGAGCGAGTCATGCAAACGTGGCTAGCCGTGGAGAAAAAATCCGCCTCGCGTTCAGTCCTCAGGACGCTGTCATGGTGCCAGGCCATTGA